One Elaeis guineensis isolate ETL-2024a chromosome 10, EG11, whole genome shotgun sequence genomic window carries:
- the LOC140852227 gene encoding uncharacterized protein, whose translation MACSIDSPPRPSIKAQALADFILQCTTLEEEQNTEEAASMTDECWVLHVDGSSNTMGSGAGLILISPNGVVAEHVLRFEFPTSNNEAEYEVLVSGLRMTKDLKVRHLKIHSDSQLIVGQVQEEYEAREPNMIKYLQKVKDFASNFTTMNIQQISRVENVRADLLSKLAMIGVANLKRSSYLETFKKPSIEEPALMQTNPEPSWIDPILHYL comes from the coding sequence ATGGCGTGCTCAATCGACTCACCACCTCGGCCATCCATCAAGGCTCAAGCATTAGCTGATTTCATCCTGCAATGCACCACCCTAGAAGAGGAGCAGAATACTGAGGAAGCAGCTTCAATGACTGATGAATGTTGGGTTCTTCATGTGGATGGTTCATCAAACACCATGGGTTCGGGAGCTGGGTTGATCTTAATAAGCCCAAATGGAGTAGTCGCAGAACACGTCTTGCGCTTCGAGTTTCCTACCTCCAATAATGAAGCCGAGTATGAAGTGCTGGTGAGCGGGCTGAGAATGACGAAAGATTTGAAAGTTCGGCACCTCAAGATTCACAGTGACTCACAGCTTATCGTAGGCCAAGTTCAGGAAGAGTATGAGGCTCGAGAGCCAAACATGATAAAGTATTTACAGAAAGTCAAAGACTTTGCCTCTAACTTCACCACCATGAACATCCAACAAATATCAAGGGTGGAGAATGTGCGGGCCGATCTCCTTTCAAAACTTGCAATGATAGGTGTGGCCAACCTAAAAAGAAGCTCATACCTTGAAACATTTAAGAAGCCAAGCATTGAAGAGCCTGCTCTGATGCAAACAAATCCTGAGCCAAGTTGGATAGATCCTATTTTACACTATTTATAG